AGTTACCTGGTTTTGTAAAATAACCAGTGAATGAAAATCTGTGTAGGAAAATGGAAACAGTTCTACAACTAAGCCAATGGTTTTCCTGGACAGTACAGGGGACACTGGGCTGAATTTCATGTATTGTGTCCTTCAGTGTCACTGAGCTTGTTATTTATtgctagttttcatttttaaaaagtgtatgtatataggctagagagatgactcagcggttaagagcactgactgctcttccagaggtcctaagttcaattcccagcagccacatggtgactcaccaccatcagtaatgagatttgatgccctcttctggtgtctgaagacagctacggtgtactcatgtataaataatataataaatttgtaaaaaagaaaacttcattaaAAGTATGTGagagtgtatttatgtgtgtatgtgattgtagTGTGGATGCGTGCACGCCGTGGTGAGGTAGGCATGTGGGGTTCCACCGTGACTAATGTTTGAGAGAGGGCATTTTGGTGTTCATGGTGCAGATTCCAGAAGTTCTCCTGTATTCACCTCCCATCTTCTAAGAGGTACGTAGGATTACAGATGGGCTTTCAAGCCTGTCTTTCACTGAATTAGATGTCAGCATTAGAGATGTCAGATCAATGTGgggttggaattacaggcatttgtggacacctgatgtgggtgttggtaaccaaactccagtcctgtGACAGAGTAAGAAGAGCTCTGAGTCACCGAGCACTCTTCTAGCCGTCCTTACTGTatagacatttctttatttttgcaaGAGGGTTTTGAGCtttagctggcttggaactcctcATCCCCTTGCTTcggcctcctgagggctgggattcgATGCCTGCTTTCTAAACCCTTCCGTAGAGTCTTTGAAGCCAGCATTGCTGTTCTGTTGTCCACCTGTACCATCCTCTCGATGCCAGCCACCTCTAAGCCATTTGGAAGGGTTCGTGTTATCCCAGTTTCCAGTGCCTGTCTCAGGGACTCATTCCACTTCAGCCTGCCATCTGCTTCCCAGCTTACAGAATTTTTTTGGCTGTGCTTTGCATTTTTAGATGGTTTGGGGAAGAAGTGACAATAAGATGTATTTGTCCAGTCTGTCATCTTTAGCAGAAATCTGcaattagtttctttttctgttttggagacagtcttctgtaggccaggctggtgtTAGACTCCAtccctcttcctcagcctccaggGTTAGCAGCACATGACTATCTCTCGGGCTCATTGGCTCATTGTTAGATGTAGCTTGCATTTTCTTGCATACTGGGTGCTCACTGACCTTGGTTTTTAAGTTCCTGCTGCCACAGTATGGTGGTAGGTCAGGAGGCTGGAGTTTTTTTAGTGTGTATTTGATTTTTGTCCTTAGGAtaatgccccccacacacacccctggttttgttttttttgtttttttttgtttttttgtttttttaaataagacatGTTCTTACTGCGcagccctctctggcctctgtaaaaCTTGAAACTCAGAGAGACCCCTGCTTCTGCCCCCCGAGTGCATGCCTCATCACtcttggttttccttccttcccttttaggCGCAGTCTCAtcctgtagctgaggctggcctgaaattcactgtgtagcctggtcTGGAAGCCTCCATCTGCTGAGGGTGCTTGGATTGCAAGTGTGAACTAAGGACCAGCTGGGCAGGCTCATATTTAtagtccccctcccctttctctttcacacacatgcgGGCATGCACACAttctctctttcatacacacatattctctctcacacatacattttctctctctgtctctctatgtctctgtctctgtctctctctctctcaaatttgtattttaaagttttatttttgtgtgttgggTGCAGTGCCTCTGGAAGCccgaagagggcattggatctcttggagctgaagttacaggcagttgtaagccatgCCTCATGGttgttgggaaccaaattcaggtcttccAGAAGACTAGggagtactcttaaccactgacctctCTTGCTTCTCTAGGAAAATcaatatctctgtctctgtctctgcctatctctctgtctctgtctctctctgtgtctgtgtctctgtctctctttgtctctgtctctttctgtctctctgtctctgtctctctctctctctctggattttTACCTTTGATGTTCTGTTCCAGCTCATATACCAGTTCATCTATACTTCAGTAttcttctgggttttgttttctagatttgAGAATTACCTTATTTGAACTTACTTTGGTGAAAATATTAGTTAGAATTTAAGTTTAGGGTTTTACATATGACTACCTAGATTTTAGtttgttcctcttcttcctcctcctcttcttcttcctcctcctccttttcctcaacTGAGATAGGGTGTCATTACATAGTATTGGCTGGTCGAGAACTTTGatacagaccaggttggccttgaactcagagagatctgccgaCTTCTAGCTcaaaatgctggggttaaaggtgtgtgccaccacccttgACCAGTGCTTTGTAGTTTGGGGATATTCTGTCCTTCACATGCTAGCTAGTTTGGAAGCATAATTaattgttgtcttagtcagggtttctattcctgcacaaacatcatgaccatgaaagcaagttggggagaaaagggtttattcagcttacttccacatggctgttgatcaccagaggaagtcaggactggaactcaagcaggtcaggaagcaggagctaaatgcagaggccatggagagagatgttccttgctggcttgcttcccctggcttgctcagcctgctctcttatagaacccaagacttccagtccagggatggcaccacccacaaggggccctacccccttggtcactaattgagaaaatgccccacagctgcatctcatggaggcacttccccaactgaaactcccttctctgtaataactccagcctgtgtcaagttgacacacaaaatcagccagtacaattgtCTATGTGGCATGGAGAGCTGACTGGcttttgattgtgtgtgtatatagttatAAGACCCAGTTTCTGGATCTAACCTTTCTGTTGCTCTGTTGAGCTTAGTAATTCTATAACTAATTGGAGTTTAGGATACACTGGTTACTTATTCTCAAAACACTTTCCTTTATGTGAGTATCCATTTCTGGTTTAAACAATCTAGTAGAAACAACTTTGGGTATCAGCATTAGAAAACATGCAGGCAAATTTGAGGTTTCCGCTAAGGAAATGATTAAGCCCAAgttgtttcctttgttgttgttctttttaatttggtGGACAGTGTGAGGTTAGTTCAGAAGTGCCACCTGTCATTGCTCCCAACTGACATAACCTAAGTCACAGGCACTTCAGGAGTATGGGGATAGGGATGGGAGACTTGTCCGCACCTTTGCTGTCTTTAGAAGGCCTCTCCCTAAGTGCACATCAGCTGTAGCAGCAATCTGGGACATTGCTATATTAATGTAGGAAGCGCCGTGTTCCTTTCTTCAAGTCACAGGTGAAACCTGGGACCATTTCTTATATCTAACCTTTAAGACGATTTCTCTAATTGCACATGTAAACCAAGGGAGTGTTACCTAAGTCTGTAAGATGGAAAACAAATGAGTGGTTCTGCCTTTTACCTGTGACCGTTCCTAACAGTGCTTATCACTCTGGGCTGCTCCTCTGCTGCACCTGAGTTTCTGTTGACTGGCTGTTGCATTGTCttgactgttgttttgttttcatagaaaTAAAGCTGTGTTCTTCATTATTTTGTAAACTACTTCTTTTGGTGTTGCAATATCCTACACATTTTCCATACctgttttcatttgaaataggGGTTTGCTATTTAGTTCTGTTTAGCCTCAGAATTAAGATCCTTTTGCTATGTCTCTCATGTGCATGGGCTCTAGGTGAGTGTTCACTCTGCTTGTCTCTTTAGAGAATTTTTAATGTGGTATttcagtatatatgtgtatattgtaatacttatttttctttttgagtaggTTCTTATTaggtatccctggctggcctggaacttgctgtgtagaccagaatggcctagAAATCATGCACaaagatccatttgcctctgtctcttgggtgctgggattaaaggctggtcttacttgtttatgtttttaagacTAGGTTTCATTCTAGGTTCCCCgccattctggaactcactatgtaatccaggctgcccttgaattcttTGTGATCTTCTTACCTCAGCTCTCTGAGGACTCAGATTATAAGTGTTAGGCACCTGtgtagtgatttttttaaaaaattatttatggtaatgaagatgatgatgatgttgtaaCTCAGACTATAAGTGTTAGGtgcttaaacatttatttatttatttatttattcatttatttaaagatgtattattttatttatatgagtatactgtagctatttccagacacaccagaagagggcatcagatccctttacagatagttgtgagtcaccatgtggttgctgggaattgaactcaagacctctggaagagcagtcaatgctcttaaccactgagccatctctccagcccataaacaATTATTAATTGAGATGGAGTACAGCAGCATTGTCTACCTGACCTTGAGCTCCGTTGTTCAGGTGGCCTCCTAAGTAGCCGAGGTGTAGATCCCTGGCTTGGTAGTGCCTGATCACAAACATTCTactcttgtgtgtatgttttgggATACTCGCATGTAAAGTAAATGTCTAGAAAGTAACTTGgatagagagatatagatattttaaagtttactAAATTTTGCCAGTTGGTGAGGCTACACTACTTCATATTCCAGTGATCTTGTGTTTCAGTTGTGCTTCTTATTAGTACTGGTTTAAACAGTGTCAGTAATGGGCTCCCTCCCATGAAGGGAGCTTTAATGAGATCTAAGCAAAAAGTAATCAGTTAGTCTCAAACATCCGTGTCACCTTTTACCACTTGATGTGAACAAAGCAGTTTTTAATTGTTCcaacctttccttttttctcagtAGTTTTCATGTTTCGTGTTggtctctcccctctccttttagGATACCATGGCAAAGAGGAATACAGTGATAGGAACACCATTTTGGATGGCTCCTGAAGTTATTCAAGAAATTGGGTACAACTGTGTGGCAGACATCTGGTCTCTGGGAATAACTGCCATAGAAATGGCTGAAGGAAAGCCCCCATATGCTGATATCCATCCAATGAGGGTAAGGGAGCAGAGAGCTGGTTGGATGGTTAGCTACTGGTTATTGGAAAGTTATGTGGTTACATTCTAAACaagaaatgaagtaattttatataaTGATAAATGCTTATTGAGGTGATATTCTTCCCGTGGCACTAGATGTAGTAAAAAGTTAATTGAATAGTCCTTTCTCCATTCTAGAGCGTGTGTCTGCTTGACAGTCTCCCTGAAGGATATAGGCTATAGAATATAGAAATGTGTAGGTTGACTTAcaaattatatacattaaatatatcttttatgtatatgagtacacagtcactcccttcagacacaccagaagagggcaccagaccccataaCAGAtcgttgtgagttaccatgtggtttctggaaattgaacttaggacctctggaagaacagtcagtgttcttaactgctgagccatctctctagctatATATATCTTCTAAAAgctaatgtaccacatttttagcTTTGTAAATATATGAGCTTTCTACTTAGTCACTTTTTGTGATTCCCATTGGGTCACCACGTGTCAGATAGCGCTTGCCTCAGTGTTCTCCTCAGGGTGTTTTTGCACTTTCATCACTAACCACCATTTTGGTTCATATGTTGTCTTTTTCATGCTTTTTTTGGTTCGTGAATCCTCAGACTCAGAGGTAAAGCTtagtctatagaacaagttccaggatagctaggattacacagagaaaccctgtcttggaaccccattcacccccccccccccaaataatttaaagtatttaatgCAAAATAGTTTCAATTTTCATAAAGTGGGGTTTACCTCATTTAAAATTCAACAATTAATAGTCTTTTAAAGAACGatttagaggctggagagatggctcagtggctaagagcatcgactgcccttccaaaggtcctgagttcaaatcccagcaaccatatggtggctcacaaccatccataataaaatctgacaccctcttatggagtgtctgaagacagctacagtgtacttacatataacaaataaatacattttttaaaaaaagaaagatttattattttaattgtgtgctaccttggagtccagaagagggtgtcagatcccctgaagctagagttgcaAGCGGTGTGAACTGCCCACcatgaatgctgggaatggaactcggtcctctgcaggaacagtgtGTGATACTATGAGCATTCTCCAGCCCTAATATGTGATAACCTTAATCTTTGAGAAGTAGAATTTAAATGTGCTTGATTTTATAGCAGCCCATAGTagcttagggtttttttgttgttgttgttttttgttttcagagagatGATTTGAGGGTATGGAAAAATAGCTTAGTGGCAGAGCTTCTGCCTGGCATCCACCTAGTGCCATAGTCTCTCTTTAgcctctattttctctctctctctctctctctctctctctctctctctctctctctctctctctcacacacacacacacacacacacacacacacacacacacacacatacacacaaagattctttcattgtttttgacACTGTAAGATTTAGAGTAGAACTGAGTGTGATCAAAGGGAAGGAGAACAGTTCTTAGATTCTCTGGTTGCTGTACTCCACGTGGACATGATTTGTGTTTGGATATATAAATCATTTTACTAAGCAAATGTAGTTGTTTGTATTGAAGTGTCATCTTTATTTtacctgctctttttttttaaactaggcaATATTCATGATTCCTACAAACCCTCCTCCCACATTCCGTAAGCCAGAGCTGTGGTCCGACAACTTCATGGATTTTGTGAAGCAGTGTCTGGTAAAAAGCCCGGAGCAGAGAGCCACAGCCACTCAGCTCCTCCAGGTATACTCTGCATCTCCAAGCTGCTCACGTACTGCTGCCCTGCTTGCCTGGAAGCAGTAATGAGGAGTAAGACATTCCGTGCTGTGAGAGAGGCTTAAAGCTGTTGAGATGGAAGGtcatagaaaacatttaacttgCAAAACAGAGCAGTAATGGAAGGAAATTTGAGCAGTAAGAAGCTCACAAACACTTCTATCACCAGGCAGAGGAGTGGGTGGGAGCAGCTCAAGACCAATGTCAagccatgtgtgcatgtctggtaaGAGTGGAAAGAAATGGTCTTAATGCAAGTACAGAGAACAAGGTGATGAGTTACTCTGCCTAACAGCCTTGCTCTTCTAAGTGTATTGTCAAGTGTGCCTGGAAGAAGTGATGCCAGAGGCTTATGGAAGAGTTTTCTGCTCAATAGTCTCACCACGTGCTAAGGCACCCTTTCAGAGCACGTAACAAAGGCTTGGTGGCATTTACCCTGTTGGTGATGGGGCAGGGGTATACTGTCCCCAAAAGCAGAAAACATGGGTGCTGTCAGAATAAGTTTGAATATATAGGTAACTCCTGCAAAGAATTTCAATATGTAACTCTAACTACCATGGGTTGTTGTTGCTCCACCAAAACAGGAGGACATAAGATGGGGCAGGTACAATGTCTTGgagggtaaaggtgcctgcctcAGGCCTGCAAACTGAATTCAGACACTGGGACTGAGGTAGTAGAGATGGACtctcaataaaataaaggcaaaagaaCCTCtagatgagacagagagaaatggtACAGGTCCAAATGGGTCATCTGTCTTCTTAGAGTCGTGAAGTAAGCATGGCTTTGTGCCCTaggtttaaagagaaaaattagacCCACTGATTTATATGACAGATATTGCCAGATTTCTATTACGTACCATGtactattttaaagtaaaaattgtggccgggcagtggtggcaatgcatgcctttaattttagcactaaggaggcaggtggatctccaagtttgaggccagactggtctgcagagtgagttccaggacagccagggctacacagagaaaccctgtgtccaGAAACCAAAGCAAACTGTTTCCATTGTTCTCCACTTTCTTATTTAAGCATCCATTTGTTAAGAGTGCCAAAGGAGTGTCAATATTGCGAGATTTAATTAATGAAGCCATGGATGTGAAACTGAAGCGCCAGGAAGCCCAGCAGCGAGAAATGGACCAGGACGACGATGAGAACTCAGTGAGTGGTGGCTTTGTGGTAGGTCAGGGGTACATGCTTCTTAGGTCTCGCTTGCCACAGAAGCCAGGTAAGTAGCTGGTGTAGTCAGCTCTTTTCCCCATGGATTTTAGTCAGTGCAGCTGGACTCTGTTAGTGGGTCTATGCTTGCTCTTTGCTCAGTGTTTTCTTaaaacagtcctggctgtcctggaactcactctgtagaccaggctggccttgaactcagaaatctgcctgcctctgcctctcaagtgctgggattaaaggcatgtgccaccaccgcccgtctaGTTTTTCTACTTattaaagagacagagatagagacatcCCCTAGTTTGGAGACTTGGTTTATCCAAGCTCTACTGAAATTCTCATACTGTATTCTGGAGTCACCGGCAGTGTTGAGATTCCAAGGGTGCTTTTGTCCAGATCTGTGCTGGAAGTCAagtgagaagggagaagaaggaagctctCTAGGTGAGATACGTAGTTTTCACATGGGTGACTTTGTGATCATCCCTGGATAAAGAAGTGCTTTTCAGTTTCTAAGGTGCGTGCATATACAACCTAGAGAGGTCAGATCCTGGTCTATTTACACTAAGATGAGAAACAGTAATTGAGAAGATTCAAAGTCTTGATTCCATTAGCTCTAGTTTGAGATTCTGCTCCTTCGCAGGAGGACGATGAAGTGGATTCTGGTACAATGGTTCGAGCCCCCGGTGATGAGATGGGCACTGTTCGAGTAGCCAGCACGATGAGCGGCGGAGCCAATACTATGATTGAGCACGGTGACACACTGCCGTCCCAGCTGGGCACCATGGTGATCAACAcggaggacgaggaagaggaaggaaccaTGAAAAGTGAGGCTCTGACGAGATACTGACTGATCCAGAGACGGGGTCTCACAGCCCCTGCTGTCTTAGTTGTGGATCTGCTGTTCTGTTGCTATAGCTAAGTTCCTCGGAGGATGAGAAACACTCAATAGGAGCTTTGGTTGGAGGGCTGtgaggagcaggaggcaggggaggaagaaCCTGGCAGTGGGCTGTGGGAGGGAGTTGTTTTGAAGCCTAgtggctctcctctcctctgaatACTCTCCTGGAGGAGGCATATTCATTGTGATACAGATCTTCAGTTCATTTTCACGATAGTGTCTGTTCAATCAAAGCTCACTGACAGCCAGGTTTAAAAGTTCTGGTAAGTCTTGAGAAAAaccccctctttttcctctccctctctccctgtcttcttccctccctgccgtggtttttcttctccttccttcccttcctcccttcactctcccttccttcctttgttgaGGATTAAATCCCTGAGCCTCACACACCCCTAGCCAATGCCCCTGCCCTTTGAGCAGATTCTTTCTGGGCTCAAGCTGTTGCCTGCAGAGTCTAGGCCTGGTGTGTCCAGGTTTTGCCCTTGttctgaggaaggaaagaaaagcccaCCTTGTGTGCAGAGGAGCAAGACACTTTCGGCAAATCACGGGTCAGAATGCAGTGCAGAGAGCAGCAGGCCGCGGGAGGTGCAGCTACGCCTAGGGCTTCTGCTGGTGAGAGTCTAGTGGAGGGAGGGACCAGTTCCTAAGGGAAGCAGTTTGGGTGGTTCTCTTACGTTGCTTGATTGGTTTATATGATCCcttccccctctgtgtgtgtctctttctatAATGCAGCTGGCTGATAGGGGAGTTCTGCTTTCCTAAAAGCTCACTTGAGAACACACTTCACCTGGTTCTACATGACTCTAGAGCTACTTCCTACCAGACCTGCCTTTCCTGTCTTGAGCCTGGACATGAGAAGAATCTGACTGCCTGGTGTTTGTCTAAGTTTGATGGTCGTCAAGGGGCAGGAAAAGCCTATTCCATTCTTCagagtagggtgtgtgtgtaccCTGGGCAGATGGTGGTCCTAAATTGCTAACAGGTTGCTAGGTGCAATGGAGGGTTGCCTATGACTAGTAAGGATGGAAAAGGACCTACGTCGGTCTTCAAGTGACTCAAAGTGGACTCCCAGGTTGTTGAACTCTTCCTTCTGCTTGCCTGCCTCAGGTGGCTCCGCGCCTCAGGTGACTCCACGCCTCAGGTGGCTCCGTGCCTCAGGCTCCAGTTGTCCATGTCCAGATGCGTGCCCCAGATCTGggctctttccctcttcctggctgGCCTGTGACTGGCTCCCTCTTCCTGGCTGGCCTGTGACTGGCTCCACTCCTTGAGTTGGCTTAGAGTCCTATACTGGGCTCTTTAGTGTTTGATCGCCTTTCCTCTTGACTTGAGATACAGGCCAATTCACAGAGGGAGTAATTGGAGGGTACAGAGTAATAACTGAGGTGTAGAGCTTCAGGTTAGCCTACACTTTGCATCCATTTAAGGCCTGGGTTTCCTTGGTCATGGGGCTTTTTTTCCGCCTTAACTCTCTACCCCCATGCCAGGGATTAAATCAGGGCTTCACCTGTGCTAGTCTACTGCTGAGCTGTACCTGTAATATTTATGGCTTTTCTTCTAATCGGGGATCAGCCAACAGTGTCTAGGCCAAGCTAGCCTGCCACCTGCTCTGGCAAGAGGGCTCAACTGGAGCATGGCTGTAGCCATTCCCTTGTTGCTTTTGGCCACCTCTGTACCGACAAGGCTGAGTCGAGCGCCTGCTAAAAACTGAGGCCTCTAAGCCTAAATGTCTGCTGTCTGTTCTTCTACACACACAAAGTTGGTTGTCTGGTGGAACACTTGACTGGCGTGTGAGGGGctgggtttgatcccagggaGGGGCACAActaaagggaaggggaaaagggtgATCAAGGAGCCCTGGGGCTTTAAACCTAAGCAAAGGGAAGGACTTAGACATAGGATCTGGATAGTCCATTAGTGGCTGGCTGCAGACTGCAGAGGCTGAGAACCTGCGAGCTGCTCAATCCATAAAATTGGATATCTTCAGCAGTCTCAATTTGGCTCTGAGGGCCTGGAAGATTCCCAGAGAGTCACTGGACTTTAGTCCATGATAGAAGACCAAGAATCTGGAGTCTAATGCCATCGATGGATGGCAGTGATAGTGGCTTTAGCAGCAACAGGGATGGATGTGCCAGCAAGAAGCAGAGTCAGGCTGGCAAGCaagactttttttcttattttgcctCAGAGCCCTCTGTATTTGGGCTGTCTGTCAGATGGTGCCATCCACTCTCAGGGAGAGACTTCTCTCAGTTGGTCCTTTTCGTAAATGCCCTCACAGACTGACTTCACTTGCATCTCTGAGTTGGTCCCAGGTGCCATCAAGTGCAGGGAATGACATGAATTCTAATGTTGGTGTAGGCTGAAAGTCTTGCCTAAGTATAGTAGAAGGGTATTTACCATGTGATGGGGCTCCTTATAGAAAGAAGCACAGCGACTTTGGCAGCGTGCAGATAGGTTGAGGGATTCCAGCAGAGGGGCTTCTTGTGTCTGCAAACATTGGCAGGACAGTGTTCTCACTTCTCTCACTTTTCACCTTCCTTCACTTCACCTTGCATGGTAATCACTAACCTCTTGTTTTCAAAGGCAAAATAGTTCCCTTTGTTTTGGGGCTCGGGTTAATTATCTCTGAGACTGAAAGGAATGGGAATGATACATTGGTCGATTGATAACTTGATAAAACTTCTGGAATGCATTCTTTATCAGGCATTTAAAAAGTTCAGATCTGAGGCTGGCGAGATCGCCCACAATTAAGAACATTGcccttcttccagaggatctgagttcagttaccagcacccacatcaggtggttcatGACCACTTGTTACTCCAGCCTCatgggatccagtaccctcttaaGTCTTTGAAGACACTTCCTCTCACACATGAAGAGACTCCTTGCTGTATACACATAATTAATGACCTGGTAAATTCCTCTACTAGGAACTAGGCCCGAGGAAATAATTAAGGTTAACATTTATGAATTTTTCCCAGACATGCTAGTGTAGActattgtatatataaaaatatcaggTACAGTCCAGCCTTAGCTGAAATCTGAAGAAGGATGTACATTAACTAGTCATTACTTGTATAAAAACACATTGGTAATTCTTGTTGTTTGTAGAATATGTGCAAGGCAGACTTGTTAATTTTGAATGAGTGCTCTAAAAGAACTTCTCGCGGGCTCAGTAATGAAGATGAAATTCCCCTGAGTTGTCAGCAGTGGGCTTGTTGTACTTGCACTGTGCCAGCAGAGGGAGCTCTGGGATAGGCTGTGGATTGAAATTGTGTTCCCATTCAAGCTCACTGATACCCTTTCCACGATAGCATTTAATTTGGACcaaaactattatttatttatattttagattctatttatttatttttattttattttattttatatatgtctatgcacACACATGGCTGATGCCTGCAGGGACCAAAAGAGGTTATTGACTCTCTTGGAACCAGAGTTACTGTGAGCTTCAGGTGCTGAGAGTTGGACCTCAagcctcaggaagagcagtcagtgctgttaactgctgagccatctctccaccctcaccTTTAAGGCTGCCTTGAGTTACCATAGCAGCACTGTGAAGGGCATGGCCTTCATTTCGTTTAGTGAGGAGGTTGGATACTTAGTAGAGTTGAAGCGCTTCATCAGCACAGCCTCTTCCTCTCAGGTTTCTAGTAGACTTTAGTTGGAATTGGTTTTGTCATCCTTGAGCACAGTGCCACACACAGCTTTTTAAGTGTCACAAGTTAAGGGGTCCCAACCAAATAATGGAATAGCACTTCAGAACAAAACAATTCACATACAGAACTGATATGGGGAAAGCTACAATATGTAGAAAAACAGGCGTTAAAGATTCTTTATAACTGTTCATTACTTGCTGTACCTTGGGCTTCCTGCATGGCACCTCATTTTCATGTTGCACATTTTTATGCAGAAAGAGTGATTTGAATAGCCTCTTACTGATCTTCAGAATCTCTGTGTGTTTTAGGTATGGACTTCTTTGGCATATGGTTTGTGCTTTGCAGTTATTTTACCCTAGCTTGTGATGTGCACCCAACTGTTGGAGTCATTCTTAGCAGCCAGCCTTCTCATGGCGTCAGACTGTTCCAGGTTTCCTTATACAGTattatttttgtgttctttaaGAAATTTTGCTGGGTCGTGATGGTGCAccccattaatcccagcacttgggaggcagaggcaggtggatttctgagttcaaggccagcctggtctacagagcaggttcaaGGACAGGCAGGGGtacatagagagacactgtcatgaaaaaccaaaagaaaaaaatgaaaagtttctttttacCTAGATACCTTGAAAGTAGTAAATGTTTAAAGAGTTGTAAAGCCTTACTGCTTA
The nucleotide sequence above comes from Mastomys coucha isolate ucsf_1 unplaced genomic scaffold, UCSF_Mcou_1 pScaffold15, whole genome shotgun sequence. Encoded proteins:
- the Stk4 gene encoding serine/threonine-protein kinase 4 isoform X2; the encoded protein is MQQCDSPHVVKYYGSYFKNTDLWIVMEYCGAGSVSDIIRLRNKTLTEDEIATILQSTLKGLEYLHFMRKIHRDIKAGNILLNTEGHAKLADFGVAGQLTDTMAKRNTVIGTPFWMAPEVIQEIGYNCVADIWSLGITAIEMAEGKPPYADIHPMRAIFMIPTNPPPTFRKPELWSDNFMDFVKQCLVKSPEQRATATQLLQHPFVKSAKGVSILRDLINEAMDVKLKRQEAQQREMDQDDDENSEDDEVDSGTMVRAPGDEMGTVRVASTMSGGANTMIEHGDTLPSQLGTMVINTEDEEEEGTMKRRDETMQPAKPSFLEYFEQKEKENQINSCGKNVSDSPKNSSDWKIPQDGDYEFLKSWTVEDLQKRLLALDPMMEQEMEEIRQKYRSKRQPILDAIEAKKRRQQNF